One part of the Hyphomicrobiales bacterium genome encodes these proteins:
- a CDS encoding helix-turn-helix domain-containing protein produces the protein MGYKPPDGYALDIEVYRVAELRRRAGDVEQRGFERADFHCLFYVTAGRYAHIVDFELHDCQRGSLIVLQPGQVHHFGDLSECDGWALILRSEVLPARAANAAKVSDIEAMKQLEGLPSKLALRAGAQLAATEAFERMARDAGRPASRAVNALLRSQLEALVIRLHIDSTIPNDAIAEPAQLQRFRQYRTLVEREFTRWHTVALYAAELGCSEKSLSRAARTMADRSAKAILTDRVVLEAKRLLAHSLLPVANIGYELGFSEPTNFVKFFRRETRLTPGAFRKQMSAGTPRPASNQRIPPSRLS, from the coding sequence GTGGGCTACAAGCCCCCGGATGGCTATGCCCTCGACATTGAGGTCTACCGCGTCGCCGAACTGCGGCGCAGAGCAGGGGATGTCGAGCAGCGCGGCTTCGAGCGGGCCGACTTTCACTGCCTGTTCTATGTGACGGCCGGCAGATACGCACACATCGTTGATTTCGAACTGCACGACTGCCAGCGCGGATCGCTCATCGTTCTGCAGCCGGGACAAGTGCATCATTTCGGCGATCTGTCGGAATGTGACGGCTGGGCATTGATACTGCGCTCCGAGGTCCTGCCAGCGCGCGCAGCCAACGCCGCGAAGGTGAGCGACATCGAGGCGATGAAGCAGTTGGAAGGACTTCCAAGCAAGCTGGCGCTTCGGGCAGGCGCTCAATTGGCCGCGACGGAAGCCTTCGAGCGCATGGCGCGCGATGCCGGCCGGCCGGCCTCACGGGCCGTCAACGCTCTGTTGCGTAGCCAACTGGAAGCGCTCGTCATTCGCCTGCACATCGACAGCACGATCCCAAACGATGCTATCGCTGAGCCGGCCCAGTTGCAGCGTTTCAGGCAATACCGGACCCTCGTCGAGCGCGAATTTACCAGATGGCACACGGTGGCGCTCTACGCCGCGGAATTGGGGTGCTCGGAAAAGAGCTTGTCGCGAGCCGCGCGCACAATGGCCGATCGGAGCGCCAAAGCGATCCTAACCGACCGTGTTGTCTTGGAAGCCAAGCGCCTGCTCGCCCATTCACTGCTGCCGGTGGCAAACATCGGCTATGAACTGGGCTTCAGCGAGCCGACGAACTTCGTCAAATTCTTCCGCAGGGAAACTCGGCTGACACCCGGCGCGTTTCGCAAACAGATGAGCGCCGGAACGCCAAGACCCGCCTCAAACCAACGTATACCGCCATCGCGTCTTTCTTGA
- a CDS encoding nuclear transport factor 2 family protein: MSAENEVVGASERFYSALNRMANGERGTMNAVWSHGESATALHPIGGRDIGWAGIADSFDKVAQIASGGEIRLEDQLIRVAGDIAYEVGVEAGTLTLGGLKATVEHRVTNIYRRERGGWKIVHHHADTSPAMMDVLARLQSKT; encoded by the coding sequence ATGTCGGCAGAGAACGAAGTCGTCGGTGCATCCGAGAGGTTCTATTCAGCCCTGAACCGAATGGCGAACGGCGAACGCGGCACGATGAACGCGGTCTGGTCCCATGGTGAAAGCGCCACGGCCCTGCACCCCATTGGAGGCCGGGACATCGGCTGGGCAGGAATCGCGGACAGCTTCGACAAGGTTGCGCAGATCGCCTCCGGCGGTGAGATCCGGTTGGAAGACCAACTCATACGCGTGGCCGGGGATATCGCCTACGAGGTTGGCGTCGAGGCAGGCACGCTCACGCTTGGCGGGCTCAAGGCCACTGTCGAGCACCGCGTCACGAACATCTATCGCCGGGAGCGTGGCGGTTGGAAGATCGTCCACCACCATGCCGATACGTCGCCCGCGATGATGGATGTGCTGGCCCGCCTTCAAAGCAAGACCTAG
- the uxuA gene encoding mannonate dehydratase translates to MRQTWRWFGPADTISIPEIRQTGAEGIVSALHHIAPGDVWTAEEITKRKREIEQAVVSQARSGEKKEPSGLSWDVVESVPVSETIKTKTGPVAEHYEAYRQSLRNLADQGLQTVCYNFMPILDWTRTDLAARMSDGATAMRFDLLEFCIFDALLLARRGAEGDYPEAMLDEARAKHANMSDADKQGLVNNIVAGLPGANDSWTLDDVRAQLATDADITAERLRQNLIDFLSEVVPTAEEVGIRLCCHPDDPPFSLLGLPRVMSTTDDYATVLNAVDSPANGATLCTGSLGVREDFDPADFVERLGSKIHFVHLRNTRRTEPSAGLKSSFYESEHLGGDTDMVATIGALLDEQKRRKAEGRADWQIPMRPDHGQAMLDDLSRNSMPGYPLIGRMRGLAELRGIMQALG, encoded by the coding sequence TTGAGACAAACCTGGCGCTGGTTCGGTCCAGCGGACACCATTTCGATTCCCGAAATCCGCCAGACGGGAGCTGAAGGCATCGTCTCGGCGCTGCACCACATCGCACCTGGCGATGTGTGGACGGCAGAAGAGATCACCAAGCGGAAACGCGAAATCGAGCAAGCGGTCGTGTCGCAGGCACGGAGCGGCGAGAAAAAAGAGCCTTCCGGACTGAGCTGGGACGTGGTGGAAAGCGTGCCGGTGTCGGAGACCATCAAGACGAAAACTGGACCGGTTGCCGAGCATTACGAAGCCTATCGGCAATCGCTGCGCAACCTGGCCGATCAGGGCCTACAAACCGTCTGCTACAATTTCATGCCGATTCTGGATTGGACGCGCACCGATCTGGCCGCGCGGATGTCCGACGGCGCAACAGCCATGCGCTTCGACTTGCTCGAGTTCTGTATTTTCGATGCGCTGCTGCTGGCGCGTCGGGGAGCCGAAGGCGACTATCCCGAGGCAATGCTGGACGAAGCGCGCGCAAAGCATGCGAACATGAGCGACGCAGACAAACAGGGCCTGGTGAACAACATCGTCGCGGGGCTACCGGGCGCCAATGATAGCTGGACGCTGGACGATGTCCGCGCGCAACTTGCCACCGATGCCGACATTACCGCCGAACGTTTGCGCCAAAACCTGATCGATTTCTTGTCCGAAGTCGTGCCCACCGCCGAAGAAGTCGGCATCCGGCTCTGCTGTCACCCCGATGATCCGCCTTTTTCGCTGCTCGGTCTGCCGCGCGTCATGTCGACGACGGACGACTACGCGACGGTGCTCAATGCCGTCGACAGTCCGGCCAATGGCGCGACGCTCTGCACGGGGTCCCTTGGCGTGCGCGAGGATTTCGATCCGGCCGATTTTGTGGAACGCCTCGGGTCAAAAATCCATTTTGTCCATCTGCGCAACACACGGCGCACCGAACCGTCAGCTGGCCTCAAATCCAGCTTCTACGAGAGCGAGCATCTGGGCGGCGACACCGATATGGTCGCCACCATCGGAGCACTGCTCGACGAGCAAAAACGCCGCAAAGCCGAGGGCCGCGCCGACTGGCAAATCCCCATGCGTCCCGATCATGGCCAGGCGATGCTGGATGATTTGTCGCGCAACTCCATGCCCGGCTACCCGCTCATCGGCCGCATGCGCGGCCTGGCCGAGCTGCGCGGGATCATGCAGGCTTTGGGATAG
- the ugpC gene encoding sn-glycerol-3-phosphate ABC transporter ATP-binding protein UgpC — MASVELKNLKKAYGDVEVIRGIDMQIQYGEFCVFVGPSGCGKSTLLRMISGLEPITSGDIEIEGSVVNKIPAADRGLAMVFQSYALYPHMTVRQNLSFGLENINTPKAEIAEKIHAVATMLQIDMLLDRRPKDLSGGQRQRVAIGRAVVREPKVFLFDEPLSNLDAELRVDMRGEISSLHKRLGNTMIYVTHDQVEAMTMADKIAVLRLGVLEQFGRPLDLYNSPANLFVAGFIGSPKMNFLTGEIDTSNRTLLTLDTGEKIHLPSTGFRQQVGQKVTLGVRPNELRPDPIGVIDMQVAAVEQLGSDSYLYGALKDGTKLTVHNPGQTKVEAGETVSLGADPSDFHLFDTASTLTLREA; from the coding sequence ATGGCCAGCGTTGAGCTGAAAAACCTGAAAAAGGCCTATGGCGATGTCGAGGTGATCCGCGGCATCGACATGCAGATCCAATATGGCGAGTTCTGCGTGTTTGTCGGCCCATCCGGCTGCGGAAAATCGACGCTTCTGCGAATGATTTCCGGGCTGGAGCCAATCACCTCCGGCGACATCGAGATCGAAGGATCGGTGGTCAATAAGATCCCCGCCGCCGACCGCGGACTGGCGATGGTGTTCCAGTCTTACGCGCTCTACCCGCATATGACGGTGCGCCAGAACCTTTCCTTCGGGTTGGAAAACATCAACACGCCGAAGGCCGAGATCGCCGAGAAAATCCATGCGGTAGCGACCATGTTGCAGATCGACATGCTGCTCGATCGTCGCCCGAAAGACCTGTCCGGCGGGCAACGCCAACGCGTCGCCATAGGTCGGGCCGTGGTGCGCGAACCAAAGGTTTTTCTGTTCGACGAGCCTCTGTCGAACCTTGATGCCGAACTGCGCGTGGATATGCGCGGCGAGATTTCCTCGCTCCATAAGCGCCTCGGCAACACCATGATTTACGTGACCCATGATCAGGTCGAGGCCATGACCATGGCCGACAAGATCGCAGTACTCCGCCTAGGCGTGCTGGAGCAGTTTGGCCGCCCGCTCGACCTCTACAATTCGCCCGCCAATCTGTTCGTCGCCGGCTTTATCGGCTCACCAAAGATGAACTTCCTGACCGGTGAGATCGACACCTCCAACCGGACATTACTGACGCTGGATACCGGCGAGAAAATCCACCTGCCGTCCACGGGCTTCCGCCAGCAGGTCGGTCAGAAGGTGACGCTTGGCGTACGCCCCAACGAGCTGCGACCCGACCCCATCGGTGTGATCGATATGCAGGTCGCCGCCGTGGAACAGCTCGGCAGCGACAGCTATCTTTACGGTGCGTTGAAAGACGGCACCAAGCTGACTGTCCACAATCCTGGCCAGACCAAGGTAGAGGCCGGCGAAACTGTCAGCCTGGGCGCCGACCCATCCGATTTCCATCTGTTCGACACCGCGTCTACTTTGACGCTGCGCGAAGCCTAA
- a CDS encoding carbohydrate ABC transporter permease has protein sequence MLTATRGKNGKLHWTDWVSYGYLFLGVFLMFFPVVWLLMSSFKTEGDLQRYPPTFLPYQQTTVELPGMDGQFPLFEITGGEHEGRTLAQLRRVGLVAQMVDPANPDERLRVDISDRQPVQEVRLAVENYTGLFERFNFMRFFFNSTFITVTATLIMLLVNAMAAFALSKYQFRGRTAVLLLVIGTLMIPQTVVLVPLFLIVTEMGMLNSLWGVIIPGAATPTGVFLLRQYMITIPDEILDAARMDKASEWKIFWRIIIPLSAPAIAVLAILAIMWRWNDFLWPLIVLTESQNFTLQLALNSFQGELQTEWSSLLAMTVLTLLPIALVFMFLQKYIATGIASTGGK, from the coding sequence ATGCTGACCGCAACGCGCGGCAAGAACGGTAAGCTGCATTGGACCGATTGGGTCTCCTATGGCTACCTGTTCCTTGGCGTCTTTTTGATGTTCTTCCCAGTGGTCTGGCTGCTGATGTCGTCCTTCAAAACCGAAGGCGATTTGCAGCGTTACCCGCCAACCTTCTTGCCCTATCAACAAACGACCGTTGAACTGCCAGGCATGGACGGCCAGTTTCCGCTGTTCGAGATCACCGGCGGCGAGCATGAGGGTCGAACGCTGGCACAATTGCGCCGCGTCGGTCTGGTCGCGCAGATGGTCGACCCGGCTAACCCTGACGAGCGCCTGCGTGTCGATATCTCCGACCGCCAACCGGTGCAGGAAGTGCGCCTTGCGGTGGAGAACTACACCGGGCTTTTCGAGCGCTTCAATTTCATGCGCTTCTTCTTCAACTCCACCTTCATTACGGTGACGGCGACGCTGATCATGCTGTTGGTCAACGCGATGGCGGCCTTTGCGCTCTCAAAGTACCAATTCCGAGGGCGAACGGCGGTGCTCTTGCTCGTCATCGGTACGCTGATGATCCCGCAGACGGTGGTGCTGGTGCCGCTGTTCCTGATCGTCACCGAGATGGGGATGCTGAACTCGCTCTGGGGCGTGATCATACCCGGCGCGGCCACGCCCACCGGCGTGTTTTTGCTGCGGCAATACATGATCACCATACCGGACGAAATCTTGGACGCCGCGCGCATGGATAAGGCGTCGGAATGGAAGATTTTCTGGCGCATCATCATTCCGCTTTCGGCACCCGCCATCGCCGTGCTGGCGATCCTTGCCATCATGTGGCGCTGGAACGATTTCCTCTGGCCACTGATCGTGCTGACGGAGAGCCAGAACTTCACGCTGCAATTGGCGCTGAACTCCTTCCAGGGTGAGCTTCAAACCGAGTGGTCGAGCCTGCTCGCCATGACGGTGCTGACGCTGCTGCCGATCGCGCTGGTGTTCATGTTCCTGCAGAAATACATCGCGACGGGGATTGCCTCGACTGGGGGCAAATAG